One Syntrophobacterales bacterium genomic window carries:
- a CDS encoding ComF family protein, with protein MINTVPEALKSAFEIFYPLRCAGCGICGFVFCPECIETLRVVEEAFTCPVCGRWTGRKTVCGECIDGKKGFHEGCYGFYFEGRLRDAIHAFKFGGRKDVGKFLVSLINEKITFLAGGLDAIIPIPVTEKRLKERGFNQSFIISEEISRIISRPVLHNALRKRKETKDQLTLSKDERKRNIKGAFELKSIHGLAGKRILLVDDLFTTGYTVREASRILLGGGVERVTVFALARAGS; from the coding sequence TTGATAAATACGGTGCCTGAAGCGCTGAAAAGCGCGTTTGAGATTTTCTACCCTCTTCGCTGCGCAGGATGTGGCATCTGCGGATTCGTGTTTTGTCCGGAATGTATCGAAACTCTTAGAGTCGTGGAAGAAGCTTTCACATGCCCCGTATGTGGGCGATGGACGGGCAGGAAAACCGTGTGCGGCGAATGTATCGATGGAAAAAAAGGATTTCACGAAGGGTGTTACGGTTTCTACTTTGAGGGTAGATTGCGGGATGCGATTCATGCGTTTAAATTTGGAGGCCGGAAGGATGTAGGGAAGTTTCTTGTTTCCCTTATCAACGAGAAAATAACCTTTCTCGCTGGAGGTCTGGATGCGATCATACCTATCCCTGTCACGGAGAAGAGACTGAAAGAGCGGGGTTTCAATCAGTCTTTCATTATAAGCGAAGAAATTTCTAGAATTATCTCGCGCCCTGTCCTTCACAACGCGCTCAGAAAAAGGAAAGAGACAAAAGACCAGCTTACCCTGTCGAAGGATGAGAGGAAGAGAAACATAAAGGGCGCCTTTGAATTAAAGAGCATCCATGGGTTGGCAGGAAAAAGAATTCTCCTTGTAGATGATCTCTTCACTACAGGTTATACGGTGCGTGAGGCCTCGCGCATTCTTCTCGGGGGCGGTGTGGAACGGGTGACCGTATTTGCTCTTGCGCGGGCTGGGTCATGA
- a CDS encoding tetratricopeptide repeat protein: MKYKLFFFLFLLFFVSYLGASRLNPENVRLYVGFGKFYEGSVAHFVAISFALGVLVSIIIGFFYDIKDTIVRWKERRKEKKRSEYQEIIEKAKTYDLKGDRDKAIESLGRLLKKAPDVEESYTVLSDMYSSMKEYDKAVEILNLAQARLGKKEAILLRAVKARLAMKDMQKVESGLKEIIALNESSLEALVLLRDFYIHRRNWDQALEVEKKLQKFIKTDEEKRRLIGIRFEIAKTLFEKGNGDNEAVSREMKEIINENKRFVPAYVLLADAYKSMDKMNEAARVYGRGWAKTGHMIFLLKMEDLYIDRGDPGVILKIYRRILDLSPKNYLTSFLYARLCLRLEMIDEALDTLNILLEEGQEFRGLHRAMAEGYIHRGLMEKAVEEFRVAFPMKQIYIPFTCNNCHSMKEEWTDFCESCLSWSTICVQKGNFVLAEPTEIKMLSEREDWGMEGQSL; encoded by the coding sequence GTGAAATATAAGCTGTTCTTTTTCCTCTTTTTGCTGTTCTTCGTTTCTTATCTGGGTGCCTCTCGCTTGAACCCTGAAAATGTGAGGCTTTACGTAGGATTCGGCAAATTCTACGAAGGCAGTGTCGCCCACTTTGTGGCCATCTCCTTTGCTTTGGGTGTGCTTGTCTCAATCATTATCGGTTTTTTTTACGATATCAAGGATACCATAGTGAGGTGGAAAGAAAGAAGGAAGGAGAAGAAGCGGTCCGAGTACCAGGAGATTATAGAAAAGGCGAAGACATACGATCTTAAAGGTGACAGGGACAAGGCCATAGAGAGCCTTGGCCGTCTCTTGAAAAAGGCTCCCGATGTCGAGGAATCTTATACGGTCTTGTCGGACATGTATTCCTCCATGAAGGAATATGATAAGGCTGTTGAAATCCTTAATCTTGCGCAGGCACGCCTAGGTAAGAAAGAAGCCATCCTGCTCCGGGCCGTCAAAGCCCGGCTTGCAATGAAAGATATGCAGAAGGTCGAATCGGGACTTAAGGAGATTATAGCCCTCAACGAATCAAGCCTTGAAGCGCTCGTCCTCCTCAGAGATTTTTATATACACAGAAGAAATTGGGATCAGGCCCTTGAAGTAGAAAAGAAACTCCAGAAGTTCATAAAGACCGATGAGGAAAAGCGCAGACTCATAGGCATCAGGTTTGAGATTGCGAAAACCCTCTTTGAAAAGGGAAATGGCGACAATGAGGCCGTCTCCCGGGAAATGAAGGAAATAATCAACGAAAACAAGCGGTTTGTTCCAGCTTACGTGCTTTTGGCCGATGCATACAAGAGCATGGACAAAATGAACGAGGCTGCCAGAGTATATGGCCGGGGATGGGCTAAGACAGGTCATATGATCTTCCTTCTGAAGATGGAAGATCTTTACATTGACCGAGGAGACCCTGGAGTGATTTTGAAGATCTACCGGAGAATCCTTGACCTTTCCCCGAAAAATTATCTCACATCTTTTCTTTACGCCAGGCTCTGTCTTCGGTTGGAGATGATTGATGAGGCCCTTGATACGCTGAATATTCTCTTGGAAGAAGGGCAGGAATTTAGGGGATTGCACAGAGCGATGGCTGAGGGCTATATCCATCGTGGCTTGATGGAAAAAGCGGTGGAGGAGTTTAGGGTTGCCTTTCCCATGAAACAAATCTATATTCCTTTCACGTGTAACAACTGCCATTCGATGAAGGAGGAATGGACGGATTTTTGCGAGAGTTGCCTGAGTTGGAGCACCATCTGCGTCCAGAAAGGGAATTTCGTTCTAGCCGAGCCTACGGAAATAAAGATGCTCTCCGAAAGAGAGGACTGGGGAATGGAAGGACAGAGCTTATGA
- a CDS encoding AsmA-like C-terminal region-containing protein produces MKKVLCGLVTFAVVVVAAILVTQNLPFLSSYVISKIAGGKVVISTVDLAYEDGLVSVDLGGVSIRGKVNGSVNSWKLVFDLRRGLHFNHVVITGFNLKVSDFKCTKKEYYIVPTDLFEARNGIVVFGAEPFAVKELVVEHLKTGKPFHFRMDIQNNEIFGVLKIRGDGVLKGRATIVKGKANVVGMDIGRWTDKMSGVVNGEGSFEAGKGKLSVDGSFQVAKYELKIDELKKHCFDDVMKGNVVVTLGGDKIDVFVKDVCFKDAPFNVRVRFEKADISEVRLSSGELNLEVIKDYVNLDRIVKGGSRVWDYVGGGTVELRELVYSSSRPFRADIKVTGVRSEYKDAVFTDIGGILRFDEKKVDISGLRGHFKESLFQDISATFIFASGRVTAKGAYVVDLRDVASKFDYPDLTLKEGIVEGTMAFERRAGRDLDWSGVGILRNGEVRWRNLPFSTKGIYRFTKDMVTFDSFQIYGGGTDIVAKGTWSKKSMKVSIKGRLDADHVKRISPLPFKAKGTAGVDILIESENDFLKAAGSIDLRNVSYEIKDVMRKEAGIQNTVAIDILKEEKGVLVRRLKYDLEAVDIDLSGDIGADGKMNLHAAMKIDSFEKAARLFYVTDVLAKGKAEMELSMGQVNLKTREIPYIKGYIDVNNGVVRLPWVAKPFTEITLRADFKGEVFDVNIESLRCGSTVLRQGAFHLESLESPRFFLSLNMETFNLGDFKKETEFKLKSLNRDGLLARAKGSASLRAHEAILGGITGENLQIASSLEDRKINFSEFKAGIMGGQADFHGKVDLSGTEPQLHVSGKLKTVTADHIVRAFDPNSQIVQGVGSVLGNVNSRGVTPQDWLRNVDGNVTFYSRNGIIRRWAILSKIFGVLNFYDLLRGKVDLRADGLAYTKMSARFQAKKGVFRTDNFLIDSPSMLITGVGDFDFAGDTVAGNITVSPLVTVDMFIDKLPVIRSILKKEKSGFLYASYDVKGPLGDPEVKLSFADTVVGKSLEIIKNILTLPAGVFE; encoded by the coding sequence ATGAAAAAGGTCCTCTGCGGATTGGTGACCTTTGCGGTGGTCGTCGTCGCTGCCATTCTTGTCACACAGAATCTTCCTTTCCTTAGCTCTTATGTTATCAGCAAGATCGCAGGGGGCAAGGTTGTAATATCGACAGTTGACCTTGCCTATGAGGATGGTCTTGTTTCAGTGGACCTGGGTGGTGTCAGCATAAGAGGAAAAGTTAACGGCAGCGTCAATAGCTGGAAATTGGTCTTTGATCTCCGGAGAGGGCTCCACTTCAACCATGTCGTCATAACAGGCTTCAACCTGAAAGTCTCTGATTTTAAATGTACAAAGAAAGAGTACTACATAGTCCCCACGGACCTTTTTGAGGCAAGGAACGGTATTGTTGTCTTCGGTGCCGAACCTTTCGCTGTCAAGGAGCTTGTGGTGGAGCATCTAAAAACAGGAAAACCTTTCCATTTCCGCATGGACATACAAAACAACGAAATCTTTGGAGTGCTTAAAATCAGGGGAGACGGGGTCCTTAAGGGTAGGGCCACCATAGTGAAAGGCAAAGCGAATGTAGTCGGCATGGATATAGGGCGGTGGACCGATAAGATGTCGGGTGTCGTCAACGGCGAAGGTTCCTTTGAGGCAGGCAAAGGCAAGTTGTCGGTGGATGGTTCGTTTCAGGTTGCCAAGTATGAATTGAAGATTGACGAGCTGAAGAAACACTGTTTTGACGATGTCATGAAGGGTAACGTGGTCGTGACTTTAGGCGGCGATAAGATTGATGTATTTGTGAAAGACGTCTGCTTCAAGGATGCACCTTTCAACGTTAGGGTACGGTTTGAGAAGGCTGACATCTCCGAAGTGAGACTTTCCTCGGGAGAACTCAATCTTGAGGTAATCAAAGACTATGTGAACCTGGATAGAATTGTTAAGGGAGGCTCGCGGGTCTGGGATTATGTCGGGGGCGGAACAGTGGAACTCAGAGAGCTTGTGTACTCGTCGAGCCGCCCGTTCAGAGCGGATATTAAAGTGACAGGGGTCCGTTCGGAATATAAAGACGCAGTTTTTACCGATATTGGAGGAATTCTCCGCTTTGATGAAAAGAAAGTGGATATCTCTGGCCTGAGGGGACATTTCAAGGAAAGTCTCTTTCAGGATATCTCCGCAACCTTCATCTTTGCGAGTGGCCGTGTCACGGCAAAAGGAGCATATGTCGTCGATCTTAGAGATGTTGCCTCCAAATTTGATTACCCTGACCTGACCCTGAAAGAGGGTATTGTGGAAGGTACGATGGCGTTTGAAAGACGAGCCGGAAGAGACCTTGACTGGTCCGGGGTGGGAATCCTGAGGAACGGCGAAGTGCGCTGGAGGAATCTCCCTTTCTCGACAAAAGGTATTTATCGCTTTACAAAAGATATGGTCACCTTTGACTCCTTTCAAATTTACGGTGGTGGCACCGACATAGTCGCGAAAGGTACTTGGAGCAAGAAGTCCATGAAGGTCAGCATTAAAGGCCGCCTTGACGCCGATCACGTGAAGCGGATTTCGCCTCTGCCTTTCAAGGCTAAAGGGACAGCCGGCGTTGACATATTAATCGAATCAGAAAACGATTTCCTCAAGGCTGCGGGCTCCATAGATCTGCGAAACGTCTCCTACGAGATCAAGGATGTAATGAGGAAGGAAGCAGGGATCCAGAATACCGTCGCTATCGATATTTTGAAAGAAGAAAAAGGCGTCCTCGTCCGGAGACTCAAATATGATCTCGAAGCGGTAGATATCGACCTCTCTGGAGATATTGGAGCCGACGGAAAGATGAACCTCCATGCGGCTATGAAGATCGACAGTTTCGAGAAAGCAGCCAGACTTTTTTACGTTACCGATGTCCTGGCAAAAGGCAAGGCGGAGATGGAATTGTCCATGGGGCAGGTCAATCTCAAGACCAGGGAAATACCTTACATAAAAGGCTATATTGATGTGAACAACGGAGTCGTCAGGCTTCCTTGGGTCGCTAAGCCATTTACGGAAATTACGCTCAGGGCTGATTTCAAAGGGGAAGTGTTTGATGTGAATATAGAGAGTCTAAGGTGCGGAAGCACCGTGCTCAGACAGGGAGCCTTCCATTTGGAAAGCTTGGAGTCACCTCGTTTCTTCCTGTCTCTCAACATGGAGACTTTCAATCTCGGTGATTTCAAGAAGGAGACTGAATTTAAGCTGAAATCCCTCAACCGGGACGGTCTTCTCGCCCGCGCGAAAGGTAGTGCCTCCTTGAGGGCTCATGAGGCCATACTTGGAGGAATTACAGGCGAGAATCTTCAAATAGCGAGTTCCCTGGAAGACAGGAAGATCAATTTCTCCGAATTCAAGGCGGGAATCATGGGAGGTCAAGCCGACTTCCATGGAAAAGTCGACCTTTCGGGGACCGAGCCGCAGTTACATGTGAGCGGAAAGCTGAAAACGGTGACGGCAGACCACATAGTGAGAGCTTTCGACCCTAACTCTCAAATCGTGCAAGGCGTTGGATCGGTCTTGGGGAACGTAAATTCCAGGGGCGTAACGCCTCAAGACTGGCTGAGAAACGTCGACGGGAATGTGACTTTTTACAGCCGAAACGGGATTATCAGAAGGTGGGCGATTCTCTCCAAAATATTCGGCGTGCTGAACTTTTACGACCTCTTGAGGGGTAAGGTTGATCTCAGGGCGGACGGCCTTGCGTACACAAAAATGAGCGCCCGCTTTCAGGCAAAAAAAGGCGTTTTCAGGACAGACAATTTCCTCATAGACAGCCCGTCCATGTTGATTACAGGCGTGGGAGACTTCGATTTTGCGGGAGATACGGTAGCGGGAAACATTACGGTGTCGCCCCTTGTGACCGTCGATATGTTTATCGATAAACTCCCGGTTATCCGTAGTATCCTTAAGAAGGAAAAGAGCGGATTCCTCTATGCGTCTTACGATGTGAAAGGCCCTCTCGGAGACCCCGAGGTTAAACTCAGCTTTGCGGATACGGTTGTCGGGAAAAGCTTGGAGATAATCAAGAATATACTTACGTTGCCTGCGGGAGTGTTCGAATGA
- a CDS encoding 2,3-bisphosphoglycerate-independent phosphoglycerate mutase, which yields MMEDLIVSNEQKIIFLILDGLGDIPNPLYSYRTPLEAAQKPNMDNLALEAGILGRMMPVGVGITPGSGPGHLSLFGYDPVKSEIGRGVLEVLGLDMDLKDGDLAARANFCIVKEGIVTDRRAGRIPTEECRRICAILQDAIPEVDGVKVILKPGESHRFAVIFRGKDLSDAITDADPHKDNKAFAHSRPKIETASFAAKVVNSFIEKAMEAIKGEKTANGVLLRGFSMKPVIPGFPSKYKMSALAIASYPMYRGIAKVLGMETKAVPEDYGDAVRILKENYDAYQFFFLHIKETDVAGEDGNFPEKVKAIEAVDRIIPDIYSLNPQVLVITGDHSTPCPMKGHSWHPVPLLLVTKTGERDGMVFHEKNCARGSIGTIYSAQLMSLALAHAMKFDKYGA from the coding sequence ATGATGGAAGACCTTATCGTATCAAATGAACAGAAGATAATCTTTCTTATACTGGATGGGCTTGGAGATATCCCGAACCCGCTTTATTCCTACCGGACGCCCCTAGAGGCGGCGCAGAAACCGAACATGGACAATCTAGCCTTGGAAGCTGGAATCCTCGGGCGCATGATGCCTGTTGGCGTAGGGATTACACCCGGCAGCGGCCCTGGACATCTGAGTCTTTTCGGGTACGACCCTGTCAAGTCTGAGATCGGACGGGGGGTTTTGGAAGTGCTGGGTCTTGATATGGACCTTAAAGACGGGGATCTCGCGGCGAGAGCTAACTTCTGCATCGTGAAGGAAGGCATAGTGACGGATCGCAGGGCAGGAAGGATCCCGACCGAAGAGTGTCGACGTATTTGCGCCATATTACAGGATGCCATACCGGAGGTGGATGGCGTAAAAGTCATTTTGAAGCCCGGCGAATCTCACAGGTTTGCGGTGATTTTCAGGGGTAAGGACCTTTCCGACGCCATTACGGATGCCGACCCGCACAAAGATAACAAAGCTTTTGCCCATTCCAGACCAAAGATTGAGACAGCCTCCTTTGCCGCAAAAGTTGTAAATAGTTTTATCGAAAAGGCCATGGAGGCCATAAAAGGAGAAAAGACGGCGAATGGAGTCCTCTTGAGGGGGTTTTCCATGAAGCCGGTCATCCCCGGCTTCCCATCGAAATACAAGATGAGTGCTCTTGCCATCGCAAGCTACCCAATGTACCGTGGCATTGCGAAGGTCTTGGGAATGGAGACGAAGGCCGTGCCTGAAGACTACGGGGATGCGGTCAGGATACTCAAAGAAAATTATGACGCATACCAGTTTTTTTTCCTCCACATCAAAGAGACCGATGTCGCAGGGGAAGACGGTAATTTCCCTGAAAAAGTGAAGGCCATTGAAGCGGTCGACCGGATCATTCCCGACATCTATAGTTTGAATCCACAGGTCTTGGTAATTACAGGTGACCATTCCACTCCGTGTCCCATGAAAGGGCACAGTTGGCATCCCGTCCCGTTGCTCCTCGTCACCAAAACCGGTGAGAGGGACGGTATGGTGTTCCATGAGAAGAACTGTGCTCGGGGAAGCATTGGCACAATATACAGCGCCCAGCTCATGTCTTTGGCTCTTGCTCATGCGATGAAGTTTGATAAATACGGTGCCTGA